A single Bifidobacterium scardovii JCM 12489 = DSM 13734 DNA region contains:
- a CDS encoding tape measure protein: protein MAQEIGTVYVQVAPSGKDFGKKLEGDLTAAVAQAGKNGGNSILTKLGGAFGKIGKLGLGAIGTIAGGVTALAAKGGFERALNIENAQAKLKGLGHDSASIAEIMNNALASVKGTAFGLGDAATVAASLSAAGIASGEQMTNVLKTVADTAQISGRSLTDIGTIFGSVAARGKLQGDDMLQLMSSGVPVLQLLAKHLNTTSEEVSDMVSKGKIDFNTFATAMQEGLGGAALAAGDTFQGALANVKAALGRLGEGPGKIALESLRKLFNAAIPAVDALSTQLTPLVDKLNGQLSPYVDKAAKFLETFSQGLADGTITIPGLVSQLGSLAGAFALFAGIGGNTDKITGFLDLLGNSGDKGLQTLTGKMTALPGQLKKGFTAFTTDAKTIAEDIAFPFQLAGEKIADSGLGQKVSALGAQLSSKIGTITAPFKTKLTSAFAGMAFSFENNPIVTSLQSFGNGLGALASNVAGKAKAALGPIGDAFSGIASVVGPRLQSGLGAIGSIFGKFFSPDNFVKYMGIAGIIAALIAGLGMLDQSMQGQLFAMIGQLSSKLPEMLQQLNMQITANLPAMIEQGAAILTAMVNAIATNAPQLIGTAVLIVTTLVNGLAAQLPTLIPAAIGMITALVSGLASNAGQLLNSGMQLLLGLVQGIVNALPQLIAQVPTIIGNLVQSIAANLPQILETGVQILVALANGLASAIPKLIGQIPAIVQSLRKAFTSVDWGEIGLNIITGIAGGIASAAGTLFNAAKNAVSGALESVKSFLGIHSPSRVFRDQVGIMMGRGIAEGIDDSQAYVDRAFDDIVAGLKLNGFTLTPPTVADYTPKDVLQPTTTTDQPRDTNVQVDIDARGTDPEVLFAMAGARLEAISGQWG, encoded by the coding sequence ATGGCACAGGAGATAGGCACCGTATACGTCCAGGTCGCCCCCAGCGGCAAGGACTTCGGCAAAAAACTCGAAGGAGACCTCACCGCCGCGGTCGCCCAGGCCGGCAAAAACGGCGGCAACAGCATCCTGACCAAACTCGGCGGCGCATTCGGCAAGATCGGCAAACTCGGCCTCGGCGCCATAGGCACCATCGCCGGAGGCGTCACCGCCCTCGCCGCCAAAGGCGGATTCGAACGCGCCCTGAACATCGAGAACGCGCAGGCCAAACTCAAAGGCCTCGGCCATGACAGCGCCAGCATCGCCGAGATCATGAACAACGCGCTCGCCAGCGTAAAGGGCACCGCGTTCGGCCTGGGCGACGCCGCGACCGTGGCAGCAAGCCTGTCCGCCGCCGGCATCGCCAGCGGCGAGCAGATGACCAACGTGCTCAAGACCGTCGCCGACACCGCCCAAATCAGCGGACGCTCGCTGACCGACATCGGCACCATATTCGGGTCCGTGGCCGCGCGAGGCAAACTGCAGGGCGACGACATGCTCCAACTCATGAGCTCGGGCGTGCCCGTCCTCCAGCTGCTCGCCAAACACCTGAACACCACCTCCGAGGAAGTCTCGGACATGGTATCCAAAGGCAAGATCGACTTCAACACATTCGCCACGGCCATGCAGGAAGGACTCGGAGGAGCCGCCCTCGCCGCCGGCGACACGTTCCAAGGCGCATTAGCCAACGTCAAGGCCGCGCTCGGCCGACTGGGCGAAGGCCCCGGCAAGATCGCGCTCGAATCATTGCGCAAACTGTTCAACGCGGCCATACCCGCCGTCGACGCCCTGAGCACACAACTCACCCCGCTCGTCGACAAGCTCAACGGCCAGCTCAGCCCATACGTGGACAAGGCCGCCAAATTCCTCGAAACGTTCTCCCAAGGACTCGCCGACGGCACCATCACCATACCCGGTCTCGTCTCCCAGCTCGGCTCCCTCGCCGGAGCGTTCGCCCTGTTCGCCGGCATCGGCGGCAACACGGACAAAATCACCGGCTTCCTCGACCTGCTCGGCAACAGCGGCGACAAAGGCCTCCAAACCCTCACCGGCAAGATGACGGCGCTGCCCGGCCAACTCAAGAAAGGATTCACGGCCTTCACGACGGACGCGAAGACCATCGCCGAAGACATCGCCTTCCCGTTCCAGCTCGCCGGCGAGAAAATCGCCGACAGCGGACTCGGACAGAAGGTCTCGGCGCTCGGCGCGCAACTGTCATCCAAGATCGGAACCATCACCGCACCATTCAAGACTAAACTCACCTCCGCATTCGCCGGCATGGCGTTCAGCTTCGAGAACAACCCGATCGTCACCTCGCTCCAATCGTTCGGCAACGGGCTAGGCGCGCTCGCCTCCAACGTGGCCGGCAAGGCCAAGGCCGCATTGGGTCCCATAGGCGACGCTTTCTCCGGCATCGCGTCCGTGGTAGGGCCCAGACTCCAATCCGGTCTCGGGGCCATCGGCTCGATATTCGGCAAATTCTTCAGCCCGGACAACTTCGTCAAGTACATGGGCATTGCCGGCATCATCGCCGCGCTGATAGCCGGTCTCGGCATGCTCGACCAGAGCATGCAGGGACAACTGTTCGCGATGATCGGCCAACTGTCCTCGAAACTGCCCGAAATGCTGCAGCAGCTGAACATGCAGATCACCGCCAACCTGCCGGCCATGATCGAACAGGGAGCCGCCATCCTGACCGCGATGGTGAACGCGATAGCGACGAACGCGCCACAGCTGATCGGCACGGCCGTGCTCATCGTCACCACGCTGGTCAACGGGCTCGCCGCCCAACTGCCCACGCTCATCCCGGCAGCCATCGGCATGATCACGGCTCTCGTGTCCGGCCTGGCCTCCAACGCGGGCCAGCTGCTCAACAGCGGCATGCAGCTGCTGCTCGGCCTCGTGCAGGGCATCGTGAACGCATTGCCGCAGCTGATCGCGCAGGTGCCGACCATCATCGGAAACCTCGTCCAATCGATAGCCGCGAACCTGCCGCAGATCCTCGAGACCGGCGTGCAGATCCTCGTCGCCCTCGCCAACGGGCTCGCCTCAGCGATACCGAAGCTCATCGGCCAGATCCCCGCCATCGTCCAATCCCTGCGGAAGGCGTTCACCAGCGTCGACTGGGGCGAGATCGGGCTGAACATCATCACCGGCATCGCGGGCGGCATCGCCTCGGCCGCCGGCACGCTGTTCAACGCCGCCAAGAACGCCGTATCCGGCGCATTGGAAAGCGTCAAGAGTTTCCTCGGCATCCACTCGCCGAGCCGCGTGTTCCGCGACCAGGTCGGCATCATGATGGGCCGAGGCATCGCCGAAGGCATTGACGACAGCCAAGCCTACGTCGACCGCGCGTTCGACGACATCGTCGCCGGGCTCAAACTCAACGGATTCACGCTCACCCCGCCAACGGTGGCCGACTACACGCCCAAGGACGTGCTCCAGCCGACGACAACCACCGACCAGCCAAGGGACACGAACGTCCAAGTCGACATCGACGCACGCGGAACCGACCCCGAAGTGCTGTTCGCCATGGCTGGAGCACGACTGGAAGCCATATCGGGCCAATGGGGGTAA
- a CDS encoding SGNH/GDSL hydrolase family protein: MNGINQTRAIPAGTHAVWCGDSVTLGTGSSTTTKRYSTLVSGELNLTEHNYAKTNAGYLIDGNTIGMQLDTAKTDTGYPHNQVGYVFLMTGLTDSYQSLANMQQAVSDTIGKARSIFTAARIVVGVGPGCIPDADDTEAIAKQGHILTAITLAAVAADALVIRNMRAICGSDPDMHATGINPNDEGMRLLAQAVVASVDADKGEPLDTPVTDLTRVYTSPGADWATRQVNAQRKREASKKEANRPTGTELTQLTSKLDELTQTQGLQQVIIEQQQAALAKQQAQLEAQQEQLKAAQDQLKSQQASLEAQQKQLGQIVDQLKGIVDDQGSTVSQLKTVTDNLAATDGRVDQIQHTLYDNQVWLKTQLDNLDRRVTALENKGTVTG; encoded by the coding sequence GTGAACGGCATCAACCAGACCCGCGCCATACCGGCGGGAACGCACGCCGTATGGTGCGGCGACAGCGTCACCCTAGGCACCGGGTCCAGCACGACCACGAAACGATACAGCACGCTGGTCAGCGGCGAACTGAACCTGACCGAACACAACTACGCCAAAACCAACGCCGGCTACCTGATCGACGGCAACACCATCGGCATGCAGCTCGACACGGCCAAAACCGACACCGGATACCCGCATAACCAGGTCGGCTACGTGTTCCTGATGACCGGACTGACCGACTCCTACCAGTCGCTGGCCAACATGCAGCAGGCAGTCTCGGACACGATCGGCAAGGCCAGGAGCATATTCACCGCTGCACGCATCGTCGTGGGCGTCGGCCCCGGATGCATCCCCGACGCCGACGACACCGAGGCGATCGCGAAACAGGGTCATATCCTCACCGCGATCACCCTGGCCGCAGTCGCGGCCGACGCGCTCGTCATCCGCAACATGCGCGCCATCTGCGGATCCGACCCCGACATGCACGCCACCGGCATCAACCCCAACGACGAAGGCATGAGGCTCCTCGCCCAAGCCGTCGTCGCAAGCGTCGATGCGGACAAGGGCGAACCATTGGATACGCCGGTCACCGACCTGACCCGCGTATACACGTCGCCCGGAGCCGACTGGGCCACCCGCCAAGTCAACGCGCAACGCAAACGCGAGGCATCGAAGAAAGAGGCGAACCGCCCAACCGGCACCGAACTGACCCAACTGACCTCGAAACTCGACGAACTCACCCAGACACAGGGCCTGCAACAGGTCATCATCGAGCAACAGCAGGCAGCGCTCGCGAAACAGCAGGCTCAGCTTGAAGCCCAGCAGGAGCAGCTCAAGGCCGCCCAGGATCAGTTGAAGAGCCAGCAGGCGTCGCTCGAGGCGCAGCAGAAGCAGCTCGGCCAGATCGTGGACCAGCTCAAGGGCATCGTGGACGACCAGGGCAGCACGGTCAGCCAGTTGAAGACCGTCACGGACAACCTCGCGGCCACGGACGGGCGCGTCGACCAGATCCAGCACACGCTCTACGACAACCAGGTCTGGCTGAAAACCCAGCTCGACAATCTGGACAGGCGCGTGACCGCGCTGGAGAACAAGGGCACGGTGACCGGATGA
- a CDS encoding right-handed parallel beta-helix repeat-containing protein, whose protein sequence is MYLVSDDPMYDASDIRDMRLVSGRYATLLDADNIRKLGAKGDGASDDTLAFQGAAKAGLPCLYVPEGVYVLSDTIRFTSPVRLVGAGSNLSVLRTELDLPVQVDKAKLILCGSDTLIAHLGFRLHNPGDYAIGVYHGSHDVTVTRCHAISGALVQANADKWLTVRPDGAEITGSMCERITVSHNRCDSFGDGTEKKPSAQAAINLKYCSNSTVEGNMIDNALLKWSGIQWWGGDADPKKYDPALPVDSAQLARSVPKPCHDIRIVRNTVRNCGGSGIWGTWTRGVLVEGNTVSDCWDNNIGNEGNDRMTTVNNRVMSTNGVCCYAVAWRVDEQIVANNTFEGGGDRPCTFMVSFSNPLPWDSSCPTGVLEGNTFVSTGSANWSLEIGDSLNLHMISGNTFRDSCLRLACDTPSMGVSIHDNVFLYQRHYGPLSDTWYPSNQDGHPSTHAYAILEIGSARGGRVSVKGNRIVDNAARTDSMPCILVAPLYGDDTRDAATDNQIVLEGNIVRNALPAAQSGPAYALLTKSDGGVKSVLVEGNVADVHGPAVYQWVDHVADKPNSAKTSEVVYQMGFNRKANHRDPYWMSYASVKKEYAHMANCLIPINNSTTGSGQGALDYNLVWISWQRTTFKIPLTMI, encoded by the coding sequence GTGTACCTGGTGTCGGACGATCCCATGTACGACGCGTCGGATATCCGTGACATGCGGCTTGTTTCGGGACGATACGCGACTCTGCTGGACGCGGACAACATCCGCAAGCTGGGCGCGAAGGGCGACGGCGCGTCGGACGACACGCTCGCGTTCCAGGGGGCCGCGAAGGCGGGCCTGCCGTGCCTGTACGTGCCCGAGGGCGTCTACGTGCTCTCCGACACGATCCGGTTCACGTCCCCCGTGCGCCTGGTCGGAGCCGGTTCGAACCTGTCCGTGCTGCGCACCGAACTGGATCTGCCCGTGCAGGTCGACAAGGCCAAGCTCATCCTGTGCGGCTCCGACACGCTCATCGCCCATTTGGGCTTCCGCCTGCACAATCCGGGCGACTACGCGATAGGCGTCTACCACGGGTCGCATGACGTGACCGTAACCCGCTGCCACGCGATCTCGGGCGCGCTCGTCCAGGCCAACGCCGACAAGTGGCTGACCGTGCGGCCGGACGGCGCGGAGATCACGGGCAGCATGTGCGAGCGGATCACCGTCTCCCATAACCGGTGCGACAGCTTCGGCGACGGGACCGAGAAGAAACCGTCGGCGCAGGCGGCGATCAACCTCAAATACTGCTCGAATAGCACGGTCGAGGGCAATATGATCGACAACGCGCTGCTCAAATGGTCGGGGATCCAATGGTGGGGCGGGGACGCCGACCCCAAGAAATACGATCCCGCGCTCCCCGTCGACAGCGCCCAGTTGGCGCGCAGCGTGCCCAAACCCTGCCACGACATCAGGATCGTGCGCAACACGGTGCGCAACTGCGGCGGCAGCGGGATCTGGGGCACGTGGACGCGCGGCGTGCTCGTCGAGGGCAACACCGTGTCCGATTGCTGGGACAACAACATCGGCAACGAGGGCAACGACAGGATGACCACCGTCAACAACCGCGTCATGTCCACGAACGGGGTGTGCTGCTACGCGGTCGCGTGGAGGGTCGACGAGCAGATCGTGGCCAACAACACGTTCGAGGGCGGCGGCGACCGGCCGTGCACGTTCATGGTCTCGTTCTCCAACCCCCTGCCCTGGGACTCCAGCTGCCCCACCGGCGTATTGGAGGGCAACACGTTCGTCAGCACCGGATCGGCGAACTGGTCGCTGGAGATCGGCGACAGCCTCAACCTGCACATGATCTCCGGCAACACGTTCCGCGACTCGTGCCTGCGCCTGGCATGCGACACGCCCAGCATGGGCGTCAGCATCCACGACAACGTGTTCCTCTACCAGCGCCACTACGGGCCGCTGTCGGACACCTGGTATCCGTCCAACCAGGACGGGCACCCGTCCACCCACGCGTACGCGATCCTCGAGATCGGCTCGGCCCGCGGCGGCCGCGTGTCCGTCAAAGGCAACCGGATCGTCGACAACGCGGCGCGCACGGACTCCATGCCGTGCATCCTGGTCGCGCCACTGTACGGCGACGACACGAGGGACGCGGCCACCGACAACCAGATCGTCCTCGAGGGCAACATCGTGCGCAACGCCCTGCCCGCCGCCCAGTCCGGCCCCGCCTACGCGCTGCTGACCAAGTCGGACGGCGGCGTCAAGAGCGTCCTGGTCGAGGGCAACGTGGCCGACGTGCACGGGCCCGCGGTCTACCAATGGGTCGACCACGTCGCCGACAAGCCCAACAGCGCCAAAACATCCGAGGTCGTCTACCAGATGGGCTTCAACCGCAAGGCCAACCACAGGGACCCCTACTGGATGTCGTACGCCAGCGTCAAGAAGGAATACGCGCACATGGCCAACTGCCTCATCCCGATCAACAACAGCACCACCGGCAGCGGACAGGGAGCCCTTGACTACAACCTCGTATGGATCAGCTGGCAGCGCACCACATTCAAAATCCCACTCACCATGATCTAA
- a CDS encoding N-acetylmuramoyl-L-alanine amidase has translation MKNWDTLEADEDMILTTHYTPGRSGRKIDKVLVHHNAGNLSIAGCYSVWQTREASAHYQVDANGRIGQLVWDADTAWHAGNWEANLTSIGIEHADISTNPWKVSDATLDNGAHLVAALCKHYGLGRPAWGVNVFPHSAFSSTECPASLYGSQKDAYMAKAQAWYDSMTGGKPAPKPSTPAPAPQAADLNALADAVIRGDYGNGETRRARLGDKYDAVMAIVNQRYGITAGSNGNSGGGNGGASIDDLARRAINGEFGNGEQRKAALGANYQAVQARVNQMLGQGGGSAPSVDLNALADAVIRGDYGNGDQRRNALGANYAAVQAIVNKKLGY, from the coding sequence ATGAAGAACTGGGACACCCTCGAAGCGGACGAGGACATGATCCTCACCACGCATTACACGCCCGGACGCTCCGGCAGGAAGATCGACAAGGTTCTCGTGCATCACAACGCGGGCAACCTGAGCATCGCCGGCTGCTACAGCGTGTGGCAGACCCGCGAGGCGTCCGCGCACTACCAGGTCGATGCCAACGGGCGCATCGGCCAGCTCGTGTGGGACGCCGACACCGCGTGGCACGCCGGCAATTGGGAGGCGAACCTCACCAGCATCGGTATTGAGCACGCCGACATCAGCACGAACCCGTGGAAGGTGTCAGACGCCACGCTCGACAACGGGGCCCACCTCGTGGCCGCGTTGTGCAAACACTACGGGCTCGGCCGACCCGCATGGGGTGTCAACGTGTTCCCCCACTCCGCGTTCAGCAGCACCGAATGCCCCGCATCGCTCTACGGCTCGCAAAAGGACGCGTACATGGCCAAGGCGCAGGCATGGTACGACTCGATGACCGGCGGCAAGCCCGCACCCAAGCCGTCCACCCCGGCACCCGCGCCGCAGGCCGCCGATCTCAATGCCCTCGCGGACGCGGTCATCCGCGGAGACTACGGCAACGGGGAGACCCGCAGGGCCCGGCTCGGCGACAAGTACGACGCCGTCATGGCCATCGTCAACCAACGCTACGGCATCACCGCAGGCAGCAACGGCAACAGTGGGGGCGGCAACGGGGGTGCGAGCATCGACGACCTCGCCCGCCGCGCCATCAACGGCGAGTTCGGCAACGGCGAGCAACGCAAGGCCGCTCTCGGAGCCAACTACCAGGCCGTACAGGCCCGCGTCAACCAGATGCTCGGCCAGGGCGGCGGTTCCGCGCCGAGCGTAGACCTCAACGCCCTGGCAGACGCAGTGATTCGCGGTGACTACGGCAACGGCGATCAGCGTCGCAACGCGCTGGGAGCGAACTACGCGGCCGTGCAGGCCATCGTCAACAAGAAACTCGGATACTGA
- a CDS encoding phage holin yields MTENPIDTTPENDTTTVAEQDAPDTTAPAWLIPGKLYDVLKWLGLIAFPALALFVGAVGPAWGWPYIDAVVTTLNALGTLCGTLIGASAIKAKYDLAA; encoded by the coding sequence ATGACGGAAAACCCGATCGACACCACCCCCGAAAACGATACGACCACCGTTGCGGAACAGGACGCACCCGACACTACGGCCCCCGCATGGCTCATCCCCGGCAAACTGTACGACGTGCTCAAATGGCTCGGCCTCATCGCCTTCCCCGCGCTCGCACTCTTCGTGGGAGCCGTCGGCCCCGCATGGGGATGGCCATACATCGACGCCGTCGTCACCACGCTCAACGCCCTCGGCACCCTATGCGGCACGCTCATCGGCGCAAGCGCCATCAAAGCCAAATACGATCTGGCCGCATGA
- the nrdF gene encoding class 1b ribonucleoside-diphosphate reductase subunit beta, whose product MHTDPSAQNVIPGSITPPKWPRNPQGRLRPVNWNQLQDEKDLEIWNRLTSNFWLPEKVPLSNDIPTWNGMSDDQHRLVMRVFTGLTLLDTVQATVGEPSQIQDARTEHEEAVYTNIAFMQAVHARSYSSVFSTLASTAETNEAYRWAVGNDLLQRRATTVMRFYYEDDPLKRKAASTLLSSLLLYAGFYLPLYYSTRGLLMNTADMIRLILRDKAVHGYYSGYKYQRGLETKNAGEQERMREFVYGLVRELYDLEMRYSGELYEPVGLMDDAATFVRYNANKALMNLGYDAMFDAGDTQVNPAVLAALSPSANENHDFFSGSGSSYVMGVSESTNDEDWEF is encoded by the coding sequence ATGCATACCGATCCATCCGCACAGAACGTCATCCCCGGTTCCATCACCCCGCCGAAGTGGCCGAGGAACCCGCAGGGGCGGCTCCGCCCGGTGAACTGGAACCAGCTGCAGGACGAGAAGGACCTGGAGATCTGGAACAGGCTGACCTCGAACTTCTGGCTGCCCGAGAAGGTGCCGCTGTCCAACGACATCCCCACCTGGAACGGCATGAGCGACGACCAGCACCGGCTCGTGATGCGCGTGTTCACCGGCCTGACCCTGCTGGACACCGTGCAGGCCACCGTCGGCGAACCCTCGCAGATCCAAGACGCGCGCACCGAGCACGAGGAGGCGGTGTACACCAACATCGCGTTCATGCAGGCCGTGCACGCCCGCTCCTATTCGTCGGTGTTCTCCACGCTGGCCAGCACGGCGGAAACCAACGAGGCCTACCGGTGGGCCGTGGGCAACGACCTGCTGCAGCGGCGGGCGACGACGGTGATGCGCTTCTACTACGAGGACGACCCGCTCAAGCGCAAGGCCGCCTCCACGCTGCTCTCGTCCCTGCTGCTGTACGCGGGGTTCTACCTGCCGCTGTACTACTCGACCCGCGGGCTGCTGATGAACACCGCCGACATGATCCGCCTGATCCTGCGCGACAAGGCCGTTCACGGATACTATTCGGGATACAAGTACCAGCGCGGGCTGGAGACCAAAAACGCCGGGGAGCAGGAGCGGATGCGCGAGTTCGTCTACGGTCTGGTCCGGGAGCTCTACGATCTGGAGATGCGATACTCGGGCGAGCTGTACGAGCCGGTCGGGCTGATGGACGACGCGGCCACCTTCGTGCGGTACAACGCCAACAAGGCGCTGATGAACCTGGGATACGACGCCATGTTCGACGCCGGGGACACCCAGGTCAACCCGGCGGTGCTGGCCGCCCTGTCGCCCAGCGCCAACGAGAACCACGACTTCTTCTCCGGTTCGGGCTCCTCGTACGTGATGGGCGTCTCGGAATCGACCAACGACGAGGACTGGGAGTTCTAG
- the rpsO gene encoding 30S ribosomal protein S15 — MALTAEEKQDIIAKYATHEGDTGSPEVQVALLSKRIADLTEHLKEHKHDHHSRRGLLLMVGDRKRLLSYLKDVDINRYRALIEKLGLRR; from the coding sequence GTGGCACTTACGGCTGAAGAAAAGCAGGACATCATCGCCAAGTACGCTACCCACGAGGGTGACACGGGTTCCCCCGAGGTGCAGGTCGCGCTGCTGAGCAAGCGCATCGCCGACCTGACCGAGCACCTGAAGGAGCACAAGCATGATCACCACTCCCGTCGTGGTCTGCTGCTGATGGTCGGTGACCGCAAGCGCCTGCTCAGCTACCTCAAGGACGTTGACATCAACCGTTACCGTGCCCTGATCGAGAAGCTGGGTCTGCGTCGATAA